Proteins from a genomic interval of Papaver somniferum cultivar HN1 chromosome 4, ASM357369v1, whole genome shotgun sequence:
- the LOC113273370 gene encoding probable LRR receptor-like serine/threonine-protein kinase At3g47570, translating to MNNDIKYKCSVAEEVTKRKIFPESISKKTFDHCPSLVDLVDSSTDQVSAIKAVVSPRNFPKAMMDVSSESMQMKPALAIPGCPIAAPYVLVFISSELGKDQPNDIIVVVLFPFDGVYVGTIPPQLFNISSIYHFGVNGNNLHQPIIPPYIGVTPSNIQILWLDGNMFHGLLPVSIFNLSTLSSLDISGNEFAGPIPTNLGTLQGLTYLNVADNHFGTGEVDEFIFFNSLSNCSDLEVLYLSGNDLSGQLPDSIANLSRKLTRIHMSRNTIFGEIPPGVENLVSLKGLQIGRNQLTGSIPVPIGKLPNLIQLEIWDNQLSGKIPSNICNSNTLENIDFGTNRLQGGIPPSMGNCSKLLKLVLWENQLTGTIPKQLIGLSSLSIKLDLAWNRLTGNLPSEIGNLEKIVILDLSNNQISGKIPSSLQNCLYLERLYLDGNLLEGIVPPSLKSLKGMQKLDLSRNKLSGGIPQYLQSFVSLKYLNLSSNDFEGEVPEEGIFKNISASSILGNEKLCGGIPKFHLPGCPRIGYIIQSKHFPLKRLLLIVFGVVILVIVLGSFAIWFWRKKTIVQRSHSSLKYPLGIMFQKVSYKELHKATDGFSTENLVGVGSYGFVYKGILILNQKTAVVVAVKVIDLQRRGASESFTAECEALKCIRHRNLVKILASCSSLDSNGNEFKALVFEYMPNGSLENWLHPASNGERRQRAGSRWLSFMERLNVAIDTASALDYLHHHCRTPIVHCDLKPSNVLLDDDMNASVGDFGLAKLLTGVINNVESGNQTSSTSAGIKGTIGYAAPEYGMSREASTKGDVYSYGIMLLEMFTGRRPTDDMFKDGFGLHSFAKTALLTNRVMGIVDPAVLVQLQLKNDIVDEREVLINGEMETKLSEALTGILKLGVMCSIESPKERMEIVMVKEVLQSIKHMFQSVSYKELHAATNGFSAEQLVGTGSYGSVYRGVLAVNQETATVVAVKVLDLQRREASKNFTAEFETIKCMQHRSLVKILTSCSSVDFNGNEFKALVFEFMPNGSLENWLHPIAFDDRLQRLTRRSLSFEERLSVAIDVASALDYLHHHRQTPIVHCNLKPSNILFDNDMNGHVGDFGLAKFLEYGMGREIIDPKLLLPLRIQDNDDDEVDCNEKVLRNGVMEDKLHEALTGILKLGIACSFVAPKERMIMTQVVKELQAIANAYQKNKEVLEKR from the exons GAACTATTCCACCCCAACTTTTTAACATCTCTTCAATCTATCATTTTGGTGTCAACGGTAATAATCTTCATCAACCCATAATTCCACCTTACATTGGAGTTACTCCCTCTAATATCCAAATTCTTTGGTTAGATGGAAACATGTTTCATGGATTGCTACCGGTTTCCATATTCAATCTCTCAACACTGTCTAGCCTAGATATCAGTGGCAATGAGTTCGCTGGACCCATACCGACTAATTTGGGTACCTTGCAAGGCCTGACTTACCTAAATGTTGCAGATAATCATTTCGGAACAGGTGAAGTAGATGAATTCATCTTTTTCAATTCGTTATCAAATTGCAGTGACCTGGAAGTACTTTACCTGTCTGGGAACGATTTAAGTGGGCAGCTGCCAGATTCTATAGCAAACCTGTCAAGAAAGCTTACCCGCATACACATGTCCAGAAACACTATCTTCGGTGAAATTCCCCCTGGAGTTGAGAACCTTGTGAGCCTCAAAGGATTGCAAATTGGGAGAAATCAGTTAACCGGAAGTATTCCTGTTCCTATAGGAAAACTTCCTAACCTGATACAACTTGAAATTTGGGATAACCAACTCTCAGGAAAAATTCCATCAAACATATGCAACAGTAATACGttagaaaatattgattttggaaCAAATAGATTGCAAGGTGGAATTCCGCCAAGTATGGGCAACTGCAGTAAATTGCTAAAGTTAGTCCTCTGGGAAAATCAACTTACTGGTACTATCCCGAAACAGCTCATCGGCCTTTCTTCACTGTCAATTAAGCTAGACTTAGCATGGAACCGGTTAACTGGTAATCTTCCTTCAGAGATCGGCAACTTGGAAAAGATTGTTATCCTGGACTTGTCAAACAATCAAATATCTGGGAAAATTCCAAGCTCTTTACAGAATTGTCTTTACTTGGAAAGACTTTATCTAGACGGTAACTTACTGGAGGGGATAGTTCCTCCATCCTTGAAAAGTTTAAAGGGGATGCAAAAGTTAGACCTGTCACGCAACAAGTTGTCCGGGGGTATACCGCAGTATTTGCAGTCCTTTGTTTCCTTGAAGTACCTGAATCTCTCCTCAAATGACTTTGAAGGTGAAGTACCAGAAGAAGGGATCTTCAAGAACATAAGTGCATCCTCAATTCTCGGAAATGAAAAGCTCTGTGGAGGAATTCCCAAATTTCATTTACCCGGTTGCCCAAGAATTGGATACATAATACAAAGTAAGCACTTCCCTCTCAAAAGACTGCTTCTAATAGTATTTGGAGTTGTTATCCTTGTAATTGTTTTGGGCTCCTTCGCCATATGGTTTTGGAGGAAAAAAACAATAGTGCAGCGCTCGCATTCGTCTttaaaatatcctttgggtatcaTGTTTCAAAAGGTCTCATACAAAGAGCTTCATAAAGCAACAGATGGATTCTCCACGGAAAATTTAGTCGGAGTTGGAAGTTACGGATTTGTTTACAAAGGAATATTAATACTAAACCAGAAGACAGCAGTGGTTGTTGCTGTGAAAGTAATTGACCTTCAACGCCGAGGAGCTTCAGAAAGTTTCACTGCTGAATGTGAAGCATTGAAATGCATTCGCCATCGAAACCTCGTGAAAATATTAGCATCCTGTTCTAGTTTGGATTCTAATGGAAATGAATTTAAAGCTCTAGTTTTTGAGTACATGCCAAATGGGAGTCTTGAAAATTGGCTGCACCCAGCATCAAATGGCGAACGACGTCAACGCGCAGGTAGCAGATGGTTGAGTTTTATGGAGAGATTAAATGTAGCCATCGATACTGCATCTGCATTAGACTATCTTCATCACCATTGCAGAACACCAATCGTTCATTGTGACCTGAAGCCAAGTAACGTTTTACTAGATGATGACATGAATGCTAGTGTAGGTGATTTTGGATTAGCTAAGCTTCTAACTGGAGTCATCAACAATGTTGAATCTGGAAATCAGACTAGCAGTACTTCAGCTGGGATAAAGGGAACAATCGGATATGCTGCTCCAG AGTATGGAATGAGTAGGGAGGCATCGACAAAAGGAGACGTCTACAGTTACGGGATCATGTTGCTAGAGATGTTCACCGGAAGGAGACCTACCGATGACATGTTCAAGGACGGCTTTGGCCTACACAGCTTTGCCAAGACAGCTCTGCTTACTAATCGAGTAATGGGGATTGTTGATCCTGCAGTCCTTGTTCAGCTACAACTCAAAAATGATATTGTTGACGAGAGAGAAGTTTTAATCAATGGTGAGATGGAGACCAAGTTATCTGAGGCATTGACAGGAATTCTCAAACTTGGTGTTATGTGCTCAATCGAATCACCCAAAGAACGAATGGAAATAGTAATGGTCAAGGAAGTTTTGCAATCAATCAAGCATATGTTTCAATCAGTCTCATACAAAGAGCTTCATGCAGCAACAAATGGGTTCTCTGCGGAACAATTAGTCGGAACTGGAAGTTACGGTTCTGTTTACAGAGGTGTATTAGCAGTAAATCAGGAAACAGCAACAGTGGTTGCAGTGAAAGTACTAGATCTTCAAAGACGAGAAGCTTCAAAAAACTTCACGGCTGAATTCGAAACAATAAAATGCATGCAGCATCGCAGTCTCGTGAAGATACTGACATCTTGTTCTAGCGTTGATTTTAATGGAAATGAATTCAAAGCTCTAGTCTTTGAGTTCATGCCAAATGGAAGTCTTGAGAACTGGTTGCATCCAATTGCATTTGACGACCGACTTCAAAGGTTGACAAGGAGATCATTGAGTTTCGAAGAGAGACTGAGTGTAGCCATAGATGTTGCATCTGCATTAGATTATCTCCATCACCACAGGCAAACACCGATAGTCCATTGTAATCTAAAGCCAAGCAACATTTTGTTTGATAATGATATGAATGGTCATGTCGGCGATTTTGGATTAGCTAAGTTTCTAG AGTATGGAATGGGTAGAGAG ATTATTGATCCCAAACTACTTCTTCCTCTTCGTATCCAAGACAACGATGATGACGAAGTGGATTGCAACGAAAAAGTATTAAGAAATGGGGTGATGGAAGACAAGCTACATGAGGCTTTGACAGGGATTTTAAAGCTCGGTATTGCATGTTCGTTTGTAGCACCGAAAGAACGGATGATAATGACACAAGTAGTAAAAGAGTTGCAGGCAATTGCGAACGCATAtcaaaagaataaagaagttCTTGAGAAACGATGA